In one window of Notolabrus celidotus isolate fNotCel1 chromosome 17, fNotCel1.pri, whole genome shotgun sequence DNA:
- the tyms gene encoding thymidylate synthase produces the protein MPATSDIVIEEVHREPGCRVEAETQEPAAGETKRNFGIFCDERGYLDQVEYIMQHGRRKGDRTGTGVVSVFGAQARYSLRDQFPLLTTKRVFWRGILEELLWFIKGSTNAKELSEKGVKIWDANGSRGFLDNLGFTDREEGDLGPVYGFQWRHFGAEYTNMHADYNGQGVDQLQKVIDTIKKNPEDRRIIMCAWNPKDLPHMALPPCHALCQFYVCDGELSCQLYQRSGDMGLGVPFNIASYALLTYMIAHITGLQPGDFVHTLGDAHIYVNHIEPLKVQLQREIRPFPKLKILRKVESIDDFRTEDFEICDYNPHPTIKMQMAV, from the exons ATGCCCGCGACTTCAGACATAGTCATCGAGGAGGTGCACAGGGAGCCCGGCTGCAGAGTGGAGGCAGAGACCCAGGAGCCTGCAGCGGGGGAGACAAAGAGGAACTTCGGTATCTTCTGTGATGAACGAGGGTATCTGGATCAGGTCGAGTACATCATGCAGCACGGCCGCCGGAAAGGAGACCGAACCGGGACAGGAGTCGTCTCTGTGTTTGGTGCTCAGGCCAGATACAGTCTGAGAG atCAGTTTCCCCTGCTGACGACCAAGAGAGTGTTCTGGAGAGGGATACTTGAAGAACTGTTGTGGTTTATAAag GGATCAACAAACGCCAAGGAGCTCTCAGAGAAAGGGGTGAAGATTTGGGATGCTAATGGTTCCCGCGGCTTCCTGGACAATCTGGGgttcacagacagagaggagggcgACCTAGGACCTGTGTATGGTTTCCAGTGGAGGCACTTTGGTGCAGAGTACACAAACATGCACGCAG ATTACAACGGACAGGGTGTTGACCAGCTGCAGAAGGTGATTGACACCATCAAGAAGAACCCAGAGGACAGACGGATCATTATGTGTGCCTGGAACCCCAAAG ACCTGCCCCACATGGCTCTGCCCCCCTGCCACGCTCTCTGTCAGTTCTACGTTTGCGATGGCGAGCTGTCGTGTCAGCTGTACCAGCGCTCTGGCGACATGGGTCTTGGAGTGCCTTTCAACATCGCTAGCTATGCACTTCTCACCTACATGATCGCACACATCACAGGACTACAG CCAGGCGACTTCGTTCACACTCTGGGTGATGCTCACATCTATGTCAACCACATTGAACCTCTTAAAGTACAG CTTCAGAGGGAGATCAGACCGTTCCCCAAGCTGAAGATTCTGAGGAAAGTGGAGAGTATTGATGATTTCCGCACAGAGGACTTTGAGATCTGTGACTACAACCCTCATCCCACCATTAAGATGCAGATGGCTGTGTAA